The proteins below are encoded in one region of Cololabis saira isolate AMF1-May2022 chromosome 11, fColSai1.1, whole genome shotgun sequence:
- the LOC133454478 gene encoding GDNF family receptor alpha-2-like codes for MTCGIPAGRDMILINVLSLLLLLDVLVCDPELDPPSWREPLDCVRASELCNQNSQCSSRYRIMRQCLSGGDKERSAMLASKECQGALEVLQDSPLYDCRCKRGMKKELQCLQNYWSIHMGLSEESGFYKKVKIKQFETVSPWVLTTNSA; via the exons ATGACCTGTGGGATTCCAGCGGGGCGCGACATGATCCTGATTAACGTCCTctctctgctgcttctgctgg ATGTGTTGGTGTGTGACCCGGAGCTGGATCCCCCCAGCTGGAGGGAGCCTCTGGACTGCGTCCGAGCCTCTGAACTGTGCAACCAGAACAGCCAGTGCAGCTCACGCTACCGGATCATGCGCCAATGCCTGTCCGGCGGGGACAAGGAGCGCAGCGCCATGCTGGCCTCCAAGGAGTGCCAAGGGGCGCTGGAGGTGCTGCAGGACTCGCCACTCTATGACTGCCGCTGCAAGAGAGGCATGAAGAAGGAGCTGCAGTGCCTTCAGAACTACTGGAGCATCCACATGGGCCTGAGCGAGG AGTCTGGGttttacaagaaggtgaagaTAAAGCAGTTTGAGACGGTTTCACCTTGGGTCCTGACGACTAATTCAGCTTAA